In Aspergillus luchuensis IFO 4308 DNA, chromosome 1, nearly complete sequence, the following are encoded in one genomic region:
- the ipp1 gene encoding inorganic diphosphatase IPP1 (COG:C;~EggNog:ENOG410PFM5;~InterPro:IPR008162,IPR036649;~PFAM:PF00719;~go_component: GO:0005737 - cytoplasm [Evidence IEA];~go_function: GO:0000287 - magnesium ion binding [Evidence IEA];~go_function: GO:0004427 - inorganic diphosphatase activity [Evidence IEA];~go_process: GO:0006796 - phosphate-containing compound metabolic process [Evidence IEA]) has protein sequence MFPGVRRVSKGVQVGGRALNSNPLSRPPTACPILARTGCSPVLRTSATLAPPTKQAPPPPSLSSSPSPPLSSSSSLSATALSPSSSSRVDRSVSSASSRAALLSKHFSTSAAPPQSPNMSYTVRKIGQANTLEHRVYIEKDGQPVSPFHDIPLYANEQQTILNMVVEIPRWTNAKQEISKEEFLNPIKQDVKKGKLRYVRNCFPHKGYLWNYGAFPQTWEDPNTVHPETKAKGDNDPLDVCEIGELVGYPGQVKQVKVLGVMALLDEEETDWKVIVIDVNDPLAPKLNDVEDVERHLPGLLRATNEWFRIYKIPDGKPENQFAFSGECKNKKYALDVIRECADAWEKLISGKSPRGEISVATTTVEGAERADAAQLAAIPKGENLPPAPIDGSVDKWFFISGAAV, from the exons ATGTTCCCGGGGGTCCGTAGGGTATCCAAGGGAGTCCAAGTTGGAGGCCGCGCATTGAATTCGAATCCATTGAGCCGGCCACCCACCGCCTGTCCGATCCTCGCGCGTACTGGCTGTTCGCCCGTCCTTCGCACATCCGCAACGCTGGCTCCCCCCACCAAGCaagccccccctcctccctctctctcttcctctccctcccctcctctttcttcctcttcttctctttctgctaCAGCTTtgtctccctcttcctcctcccgaGTTGATCGTTCGGTTTCGTCCGCTTCATCTCGTGCTGCCCTTTTATCCAAACACTTTTCCACCTCCGCTGCCCCGCCGCAATCGCCCAACATGTCCTACACCGTCCGCAAGATCGGCCAGGCCAACACCCTGGAGCACCGTGTTTACATTGAGAAGGATGGCCAGCCCGTCTCTCCCTTCCACGACATCCCCCTCTATGCCAACGAGCAGCAGACCATCCTCAACATGGTCGTTGAGATACCCCGCTGGACCAACGCCAAGCAGGAG ATCTCCAAGGAGGAGTTCCTCAACCCCATCAAGCAGGAtgtgaagaagggcaagctcCGCTACGTCCGCAACTGCTTCCCCCACAAGGGTTACCTCTGGAACTACGGTGCCTTCCCTCAG ACCTGGGAAGACCCCAACACCGTCCACCCCGAGACCAAGGCCAAGGGTGACAACGACCCGCTCGACGTTTGCGAGATCGGTGAGCTCGTCGGCTACCCCGGTCAGGTCAAGCAGGTTAAGGTCCTCGGTGTGATGGCTCTtctcgatgaggaggagaccgACTGGAAGGTCATTGTCATCGACGTCAACGACCCCCTGGCCCCTAAGCTCAACGAcgttgaggatgttgagcGCCACCTCCCTGGCCTTCTCCGCGCCACCAACGAGTGGTTCCGTATCTACAAGATCCCCGACGGAAAGCCCGAGAACCAGTTCGCTTTCTCCGGCGAgtgcaagaacaagaa GTACGCTCTTGATGTCATCCGCGAGTGCGCTGACGCCTGGGAGAAGCTCATCTCCGGCAAGTCTCCTCGTGGTGAGATCAGCGT tgctaccaccaccgtcgAGGGTGCCGAGCGTGCTGACGCTGCTCAGCTCGCTGCCATCCCCAAGGGCGAGAACCTCCCCCCTGCCCCCATTGACGGCAGCGTTGACAAGTGGTTCTTCATCTCCGGTGCCGCTGTCTAA
- a CDS encoding tRNA-dihydrouridine(20) synthase (NAD(+)) (BUSCO:EOG092628FW;~COG:J;~EggNog:ENOG410PH64;~InterPro:IPR001269,IPR018517,IPR035587,IPR013785;~PFAM:PF01207;~go_function: GO:0003824 - catalytic activity [Evidence IEA];~go_function: GO:0017150 - tRNA dihydrouridine synthase activity [Evidence IEA];~go_function: GO:0050660 - flavin adenine dinucleotide binding [Evidence IEA];~go_process: GO:0008033 - tRNA processing [Evidence IEA];~go_process: GO:0055114 - oxidation-reduction process [Evidence IEA]), whose amino-acid sequence MLRFLRTAMASLTTPPRVPIPANGVDYRGKVVLAPMVRSGELPSRLIALKYGADLVWGPETIDRAMAGAVRRVNPRNGTIEFTRMPSNGGRTEKAGQESVIYRLDPVREKGKLIYQIGTATPEIAVEAAKLVAGDVAGIDVNSGCPKPFSTSGGMGAALLKTPDKLVAILEALVKEVGTPFQIGISVKIRILKDPEETRALVSRLVKTGITGLTVHCRTPPMRPRERAIRDQVRMIADICHEAGVACVINGDVTSKDEGHALMKEFGVDGAMIATSAEANPSCFRTEAEGGLLPWKEVVHEYIKFCLESENRFGNSKYLLNILVPGKLQEGKNAKAARSYADTCHALGFEDLLPLAMQVDDILNLTDKSVTTKDLQPEHIRSKAVQNAMENNESARAAGGASRVKSTSPSVSAGGPIRTNSIPAPTKTKAETETQADVSVPVPDAAPQKQELTA is encoded by the coding sequence ATGCTAAGATTCCTCCGCACCGCAATGGCTTCTCTCACCACTCCTCCCCGCGTCCCCATCCCCGCCAACGGGGTCGACTACCGTGGCAAAGTAGTCCTGGCCCCCATGGTGCGCTCCGGCGAATTGCCCTCCCGCCTCATCGCCCTCAAGTACGGCGCTGATCTCGTTTGGGGCCCCGAAACCATCGACCGGGCCATGGCAGGCGCCGTCCGCCGCGTGAACCCCCGCAACGGCACCATCGAATTCACCCGCATGCCCTCCAACGGCGGCCGCACCGAAAAGGCAGGCCAAGAATCCGTGATTTACCGTCTCGACCCCGTCCGCGAGAAGGGCAAGCTCATCTATCAAATCGGCACTGCCACGCCTGAAATCGCCGTCGAAGCAGCCAAACTCGTCGCGGGCGATGTCGCCGGTATTGATGTGAACTCGGGATGTCCGAAGCCCTTCAGCACGAGCGGTGGTATGGGTGCGGCGCTTCTCAAGACACCGGATAAATTGGTTGCGATCCTGGAAGCCCTGGTGAAGGAGGTCGGGACGCCGTTCCAGATCGGTATTTCGGTCAAGATCCGCATCTTGAAAGATCCGGAGGAGACAAGGGCTTTGGTGTCGCGGCTTGTGAAGACAGGTATTACAGGCTTGACGGTGCATTGTCGGACTCCGCCCATGAGGCCCCGTGAACGCGCTATCCGTGATCAGGTGCGCATGATTGCCGACATCTGTCATGAGGCTGGTGTCGCCTGTGTCATAAACGGTGATGTAACCTCCAAAGACGAAGGCCACGCCTTGATGAAAGAATTCGGCGTCGACGGCGCCATGATCGCCACATCCGCAGAAGCAAACCCATCCTGCTTCCGTACCGAAGCTGAAGGCGGCCTTCTCCCTTGGAAGGAGGTAGTCCACGAATACATCAAGTTCTGTCTCGAGTCCGAGAACCGCTTCGGCAACTCCAAAtacctcctcaacatcctcgtccCCGGCAAGCTCCAGGAAGGCAAGAACGCTAAGGCAGCCAGATCCTACGCCGACACATGCCATGCCCTCGGCTTCGAggacctccttcccctcgccATGCAGGTGGACgacatcctcaacctcacCGACAAGTCAGTTACCACCAAAGACCTCCAGCCCGAACACATCCGCAGCAAGGCTGTCCAGAACGCCATGGAGAACAACGAATCCGCACGGGCTGCTGGCGGTGCCTCTCGCGTCAAGTCTACCTCCCCCTCAGTCAGCGCAGGCGGGCCCATTCGCACCAACTCCATCCCAGCTCCTACGAAGACCAAGGCTGAGACGGAGACCCAGGCTGATGTCTCCGTTCCGGTTCCTGATGCTGCGCCCCAAAAGCAGGAGCTGACAGCTTAA